From the Luteolibacter sp. Y139 genome, one window contains:
- a CDS encoding 3-oxoacyl-ACP reductase family protein, with protein MKTESTNKLTGKIALVTGASRGIGAAIAKRLAAEGAAVAITYSSSPDRAEAVVKEIESAGGKAIAIQADAADAEAVKRSVNDTVKQLGGLDILVNNAGIAVMAPLDQFSLADYDRLMAINVRGVFVASQEAANHMKEGGRIITIGSTNAERMPFAGGGVYAASKAAVAGLTKGLARDLGPRGITVNNIQPGPVDTELNPADGPFAESLKGLMALPRYGTGDEIASFVAYLAGPESAYITGASLLIDGGFAA; from the coding sequence ATGAAAACCGAATCGACCAACAAGCTCACCGGCAAGATCGCCCTCGTCACCGGAGCATCGCGCGGCATCGGCGCCGCCATCGCGAAACGCCTCGCCGCCGAAGGAGCCGCGGTCGCCATCACCTACAGCAGCTCTCCCGACCGCGCCGAAGCCGTCGTGAAGGAAATCGAATCAGCCGGCGGCAAAGCCATCGCCATCCAAGCGGACGCAGCCGATGCGGAAGCCGTGAAGCGCTCCGTGAACGACACCGTCAAGCAGCTCGGCGGCCTCGATATCCTCGTCAACAACGCCGGCATCGCCGTCATGGCTCCGCTCGACCAATTCTCCCTCGCCGACTACGACCGCCTCATGGCCATCAACGTCCGCGGCGTTTTTGTCGCCTCGCAGGAAGCGGCGAATCACATGAAGGAGGGCGGCCGCATCATCACCATCGGCAGCACGAATGCCGAGCGCATGCCCTTCGCCGGAGGCGGCGTCTATGCCGCGAGCAAGGCGGCAGTGGCTGGCCTGACCAAAGGTCTCGCCCGAGATCTCGGACCGCGCGGCATCACCGTGAACAACATCCAGCCCGGCCCGGTGGACACGGAATTGAACCCTGCGGACGGCCCCTTCGCTGAATCGCTCAAGGGCCTCATGGCACTGCCCCGCTACGGCACCGGCGATGAGATCGCTTCCTTTGTCGCTTACCTCGCAGGCCCGGAGTCCGCCTACATCACCGGTGCCAGCCTGCTGATCGACGGTGGCTTTGCTGCCTGA
- a CDS encoding NAD(P)H-binding protein, with protein sequence MKALIIGATGATGKDLVKVLLQDHGYTEVVAFVRRSSGLEHPKYSEVITDFDKLEEVSESIKGDVWFSCLGTTLKAAGSKEKQWQIDHDIPAKFAAIAKRNGVSRAVVVSAYGASATSKVFYSKLKGTLDEHIANLGFDQCLIFRPGFLLRKDTDRASERFTAHVLKFVNSLGLIRKFRPLPTSILAEKLAKAPVTFGPGKHVIELDQVFGV encoded by the coding sequence ATGAAAGCGTTGATCATCGGAGCCACCGGCGCCACGGGCAAAGACCTCGTGAAGGTCTTGCTACAGGATCATGGCTACACGGAAGTGGTGGCCTTCGTGCGTCGTTCCAGCGGGCTGGAGCATCCAAAGTATTCAGAAGTCATCACCGACTTCGATAAACTCGAAGAGGTTTCCGAATCCATCAAAGGCGACGTCTGGTTTTCATGCCTTGGCACCACGCTCAAAGCCGCCGGCTCCAAGGAAAAGCAGTGGCAGATCGATCATGACATCCCCGCGAAGTTCGCCGCGATCGCCAAGCGGAATGGAGTTTCCCGGGCCGTGGTGGTGTCTGCTTACGGTGCATCCGCCACCAGCAAAGTGTTCTACTCCAAGCTGAAAGGCACACTCGACGAGCACATTGCCAATCTCGGCTTCGACCAATGCCTCATATTCAGACCGGGGTTCCTGCTCCGGAAGGACACCGACCGGGCCAGCGAACGCTTCACGGCCCACGTGTTGAAATTCGTGAATAGCCTCGGCCTCATCCGGAAGTTCCGGCCATTGCCCACCTCGATCCTCGCCGAGAAGCTGGCCAAGGCACCCGTCACATTCGGCCCCGGCAAGCACGTGATCGAGCTGGACCAAGTCTTCGGGGTCTAG